From the genome of Thermodesulfobacteriota bacterium:
CAAGGGAGGTGTCGATTGAGAGAACGGCTTTCCCTCGCGTGGATCGACTGGCGGTTCGCGGGGCGAACCCTCGCCGTCCAGTCGCTCGGCCGATTCCTCCTCCTGTTCCTGATGGCCTTCGCCTTCCTCGCGCTGCAGCTGTCCGGCGGGGCGACCCGGTACTTCGCCTCGCAATACGCCGTCACGGCGGTGCTGAGGGAGGCGGCTTCCCCGGAGGAGTCGCGCGGGCTCGCGGGAAGGATCGCGGCGCTCCCTTCCGTCCTTTCCGCGCAGTACAGGGATCCGGAGGACGCGTGGGAGGAGTTCCTGGACGCGTTCCCGGGCGTCGAAACGATCCGGGACGCCGGCGGGAACCCGCTGCCGGGGTACATCGAGATCCGGTTCCGGCACGACCGGTTCACCGCGGGGGACGTGGACGCCGTGCTCTCCGCGCTGAAACCCGTGGAGCTGATCGAGAAGGTTCTGGCGGGCGAGGATTCCCTGCCCCGGCTCTTCAAGGTCCAGCGGGCGGCCGCGTTTTTCGCCTGGGGGATGTTCGCGCTGATCGCTGCGCTCTTCCTCGTCATCCTGAAGCTACAGGAGCAGCTTCGGTCCGCCGCGTTGTCGGGCGATATAGGGTTCCTCGTGGAGCGCGGCATTTCGGAACGTCGGGTGGCGGCGTCCCGCGCGGCGGGCTCGGCGCTTGCGGGGATCCTCCTGTCGGCCGTCGCCGTCGCCGCGGCCGCAGCCTCGCTCCATTTTCTCCTCCGGAGGCACCCGTCCCTCCAGGCCGCTGTCTGCGCCCCCGAGGCGCTCCTTTCTCCGCCCGCGCTGGCGGCGTCGGGAGTGTTCGTCCTTTGCGCGGCCATCCTCTTCGGCGCGTCGTCCCTCCTCGGGTGGACGGCGGTCCGGCCTTCCGGGAAGTGATGCTTCGACCGGCGGCCGTCGCCATCGCCTGCCTCGTGCTGCTGCTCCCGGCGCTGTTTCTTTCGGGCGCGGCGTCCGCGGCCGGGGAATCGGCGGAGCTTCGCAGGGAACGGTCGCGCCTCATGGAGATGAAGGCGCGGGAGGAGAAGACGGCGGCGGAGCTTTCGGAGGCGCTACGGAAAGAGAAGCTCACCAAGGAGCGCGTGACCGTGCTCCAGAAGCGGCTGAACCGCCAGCGGGAGCTCCTCGCGGGGATCGACCGGAGGCTGTCGGCGCTGGAGCGGAGGCAGGACGAAACCGAGAGGGAGGTCCGGGAGATCTCGGAAGCTCAGGGGCGGACCCGGAGCGGCATCCGGCGCGCGGCCAGGATCGCCTTCGAGCGGCGCCGGGCGGAGCCGGCGGGTCCTCCGGTACGGCCAGCCTCCGAGCGCGAACGCTACCTGATGCGGGGATTCCTCGGGGCGGACCTTGAGGATTTCGAGCGTCTTTCGCAGGCGCGGGAGCGGAAGGAGCGGGAGCTGTCGGGGATCGAGCGGCAGGTCGAGATCTCCGAGCGCAAGATGGACAGGGAAAAGAAGGTGGGGGACAGCCTCCTGTCGCGGGCCGAGACGGAACGGAAGCGGCTCGCCGGCATCGAGCGGGAGAAACAGGCGAAGCAGAGGGAGCTGCGCGCGCTCCGGGCGAGGATCGCCCGCATGGAATCGCTCGTCTCCCGCATCGAGCGCCTGGCGAAGGAGCGGGAGCGTCTGGCCCGGAAGAAGGCGGAAAGGAAGGCCGGCCGGGAGGCGGCGCCCCGTCCGCCCGCGGAACCGCCGAGGCGGTTCGCTTCGCTGGCCGGAGGCCTGTCCTCCCCGATGCCCGGGAGGATCGTCACCCGTTTCGGGAAGCAGCACGATCCCACGTTCGATGTGACGATCGAGAACCGGGGAGTGGAGCTCGAGGGGGCATCCGGCGCCTTGGTGAAGGCATCCGCCGCGGGGGAGGTCGCGTTCTCCGGCGCCGTCTCGGGTTTCGGGAACGTGCTGATCCTTCAGCACGGGAGCGGGCTGTTCTCCGTCTACGGGAAGCTCGACGCCTTCCTGGCGAGGACGGGCCAGGAGGTCGCCAAGGGGCAAGTGGTCGGAAGGCTTCCGGAATCGCCGACGGGAAAATCGGTGTTATACTTTGAGTTGCGGGCGGGCGGAACGGCGATCGATCCCGCATCGGTGATTTCCCTGGATCGATAAGGAGCGGCGAAGGAATGGAAAAGGGCGGGTCGGAAGCACGGAAGGGGCGCGCGCGGAAACTGCTCGGAATCGCGGCGGTGGCGGCGATCTTCATCGCGGGATTCATCTTGGGCGATCTCTCCACCTCGCGCCACTCGGCGCAGGCCACGGTCGCGTACAGCAAGCTGAAAATCTTCGGCGACGTCCTGTCGACCGTCCAGAGCAGCTACGTCGAGGAAGTGAGCGTGGACAACCTCGTCAAGGGGGCGATCGACGGAATGGTGCAGACGCTCGATCCCCACAGCAGCTACCTCACTCCCGACATGCTCAAGCAGGTCGAGGTGGAGACGAAGGGCGTCTTCGGAGGGCTCGGGATCGAGATCGGCGTCAAGGACGGATTCCTCACGATCATCGCCCCGATCGAGGACACGCCCGCGGCCCGCGCGGGGCTGCAGGCGGGCGACCGGATCGTCCGCATCGAGAACGAGTCCTCGAAGAACATGAACGTGATGGAGGCCGTGAAGCGGCTTCGCGGGGAGCCGGGAACGAAGGTGACGATCACGATCGTGCGCGAATCCGTCCCGGAGCCGAAGGTCTACACGATCACCCGGGAGCTCATCAAGATCAAGAGCGTCAAGTCGAAGACGTTTCCCGACGGGATCGGATACATCCGCCTGGCGCAGTTCCAGCAGGATTCCCACCAGGAGGTCGAAAAAGCGCTTCAAGAGTTCCGGAAGTCCAAAGAAGGGCTGAAGGGGCTTGTCCTCGACCTGCGGAACAACCCGGGGGGCCTCCTCGACCAGGCGGTCCGGGTGGCGGACGAGTTCATCGAATCGGGCCTCATCGTGTACACCGACGGCCGCATAGAAGCGCAGAAGACGAAATATTCGGCTCACAAGGAAGGAACCCATACCGGGTTCCCCATCGTCGTCCTGGTGAACGCGGGCTCCGCCTCTGCCTCCGAGATCGTGGCGGGCGCGCTCCAGGATCACGGGCGGGCGATCATCCTCGGCCAGCAGACTTTCGGGAAGGCCTCCGTCCAGACGATCCTCCCTCTCGAGGACGGCTCCGCCCTGCGGCTCACCACCGCGAGATATTACACGCCCAACGGGCGCTCCATCCAGGCCCGCGGGATCGAGCCCGACATCCTCGTGGACGACGGCAGGGAGGCGTCGACGGGGCATCCCGGGCCGATGCGGGAGAAGGACATCGATCGGCACCTGAAGGGCGACGGCGAGGAAGCGCCCGCGGCGGCCCCCGCGCCGGCGATCGAGAAGAAGAAGGAAGGCGGGAACGACTCGAAGGCGGCGCCGGGGAAGGCGGAGGCCCGCAAGGACGACCCGAAGGATCCCCAGCTCGACCGC
Proteins encoded in this window:
- a CDS encoding permease-like cell division protein FtsX, coding for MRERLSLAWIDWRFAGRTLAVQSLGRFLLLFLMAFAFLALQLSGGATRYFASQYAVTAVLREAASPEESRGLAGRIAALPSVLSAQYRDPEDAWEEFLDAFPGVETIRDAGGNPLPGYIEIRFRHDRFTAGDVDAVLSALKPVELIEKVLAGEDSLPRLFKVQRAAAFFAWGMFALIAALFLVILKLQEQLRSAALSGDIGFLVERGISERRVAASRAAGSALAGILLSAVAVAAAAASLHFLLRRHPSLQAAVCAPEALLSPPALAASGVFVLCAAILFGASSLLGWTAVRPSGK
- a CDS encoding peptidoglycan DD-metalloendopeptidase family protein, which encodes MLRPAAVAIACLVLLLPALFLSGAASAAGESAELRRERSRLMEMKAREEKTAAELSEALRKEKLTKERVTVLQKRLNRQRELLAGIDRRLSALERRQDETEREVREISEAQGRTRSGIRRAARIAFERRRAEPAGPPVRPASERERYLMRGFLGADLEDFERLSQARERKERELSGIERQVEISERKMDREKKVGDSLLSRAETERKRLAGIEREKQAKQRELRALRARIARMESLVSRIERLAKERERLARKKAERKAGREAAPRPPAEPPRRFASLAGGLSSPMPGRIVTRFGKQHDPTFDVTIENRGVELEGASGALVKASAAGEVAFSGAVSGFGNVLILQHGSGLFSVYGKLDAFLARTGQEVAKGQVVGRLPESPTGKSVLYFELRAGGTAIDPASVISLDR
- a CDS encoding S41 family peptidase encodes the protein MEKGGSEARKGRARKLLGIAAVAAIFIAGFILGDLSTSRHSAQATVAYSKLKIFGDVLSTVQSSYVEEVSVDNLVKGAIDGMVQTLDPHSSYLTPDMLKQVEVETKGVFGGLGIEIGVKDGFLTIIAPIEDTPAARAGLQAGDRIVRIENESSKNMNVMEAVKRLRGEPGTKVTITIVRESVPEPKVYTITRELIKIKSVKSKTFPDGIGYIRLAQFQQDSHQEVEKALQEFRKSKEGLKGLVLDLRNNPGGLLDQAVRVADEFIESGLIVYTDGRIEAQKTKYSAHKEGTHTGFPIVVLVNAGSASASEIVAGALQDHGRAIILGQQTFGKASVQTILPLEDGSALRLTTARYYTPNGRSIQARGIEPDILVDDGREASTGHPGPMREKDIDRHLKGDGEEAPAAAPAPAIEKKKEGGNDSKAAPGKAEARKDDPKDPQLDRAVDLLRGWEIFKSRFIDKRKAS